A region from the Campylobacter blaseri genome encodes:
- the fabG gene encoding 3-oxoacyl-ACP reductase FabG: protein MKFSGKNVLITGASRGIGASIAKVLADMGLKVWINYRSKPEIAESLLEEIKQNSGDGEMIKFDATNEEEFVNAIKDIVQKDGELSYLVNNAGITNDKLAIRMKLEDFTSVIDANLNSAFIGSREALKVMSKKRFGAVVNIASVVGEMGNIGQVNYSASKGGMIAMSKSFAKEGAARGIRFNCITPGFIKTEMTEKLSEEIIKNYSEAIPLKKFGEARDVANAVAFLLSDYSSYITGDVIKVNGGLYM, encoded by the coding sequence ATGAAATTTAGTGGAAAAAATGTTTTAATAACAGGTGCAAGTAGAGGAATAGGTGCAAGTATAGCTAAAGTTTTAGCAGATATGGGATTGAAAGTTTGGATAAATTACCGCTCAAAACCTGAAATCGCAGAGTCATTACTTGAAGAGATTAAACAAAATAGTGGCGATGGCGAAATGATTAAATTTGACGCAACGAATGAAGAAGAATTTGTAAATGCTATAAAAGATATAGTTCAAAAAGACGGAGAGCTTAGTTATTTAGTAAATAATGCAGGCATCACAAATGATAAATTAGCAATTCGTATGAAACTAGAAGACTTTACTAGCGTAATTGATGCAAATTTAAACTCTGCTTTTATAGGTTCAAGAGAGGCACTTAAAGTTATGAGTAAAAAGCGTTTTGGTGCTGTTGTAAATATAGCTTCAGTTGTTGGTGAAATGGGTAATATTGGACAAGTTAATTATTCAGCTAGCAAAGGTGGAATGATAGCTATGAGTAAATCTTTTGCAAAAGAGGGTGCTGCAAGAGGGATAAGATTTAATTGTATTACCCCAGGATTTATAAAAACTGAAATGACTGAAAAGCTTAGCGAAGAGATTATAAAAAATTACTCAGAAGCAATACCTTTAAAGAAATTTGGAGAAGCTAGAGATGTTGCAAATGCAGTTGCATTTTTGCTTAGTGATTACTCTTCTTATATAACAGGTGATGTTATAAAGGTTAATGGTGGATTGTATATGTAG
- the acpP gene encoding acyl carrier protein, with product MAIFEDVKEVVVEQLNVSPEAIKLESKIVEDLGADSLDVVELIMALEEKFEVEIPDSDAEKLISIKDVVDYIEKL from the coding sequence ATGGCGATTTTTGAAGATGTTAAAGAGGTAGTTGTAGAGCAACTAAATGTAAGCCCTGAGGCTATTAAATTGGAGTCAAAAATTGTAGAAGATTTAGGTGCTGACTCACTAGATGTTGTTGAGTTAATTATGGCTTTAGAAGAAAAATTTGAAGTTGAAATTCCAGACAGTGATGCTGAAAAACTAATTAGCATTAAAGATGTTGTAGACTATATAGAAAAATTATAA
- a CDS encoding beta-ketoacyl-ACP synthase II, with protein sequence MKRVVITGIGMINSLGLDKDSSFKAICDGKTGVDYITLFDATDFPVQIAAEVKNFDPFEVVEDGKEVKKMDRFIHLGLKAASEAMEDANFDNFDSEEFGVSSAAGIGGLPNIEKNSIVCDKRGPRRISPFFIPSSLVNMLGGIVSIAHNLKGPNLSSVTACAASTHAICEAVKTIKVGCAKKMLVVGAEAAICATGVGGFAAMKALSDRNDDPKTASRPFDKGRNGFVMGEGAGALVLEEYEDAKARGAKIYGEIIGFGESGDAYHITSPTLDGPLRAMKKALKMAGNPKIDYVNAHGTSTPVNDRNETNALKEIFGKDSVPIVSSIKGQVGHCLGAAGAIEAVTCLMAMQEGIIPPTINQIEKDEECDLDYVANEKRKADIRIVMSNSFGFGGTNGSIIFKKLD encoded by the coding sequence TTGAAGCGAGTCGTAATTACCGGTATAGGAATGATAAATTCACTTGGTCTTGATAAAGATAGTTCTTTTAAAGCAATTTGCGATGGTAAGACTGGAGTTGATTACATTACACTATTTGATGCTACTGATTTTCCTGTTCAAATAGCAGCAGAAGTAAAAAATTTTGATCCATTTGAAGTGGTGGAAGATGGCAAAGAGGTTAAAAAGATGGATAGGTTTATTCATCTTGGACTTAAAGCTGCCTCTGAAGCTATGGAGGATGCAAATTTTGATAATTTTGATAGCGAAGAATTTGGCGTTAGTTCAGCAGCTGGTATCGGCGGACTTCCAAATATAGAAAAAAACTCAATTGTGTGCGACAAAAGAGGGCCAAGAAGAATATCTCCATTCTTTATACCTTCATCACTTGTAAATATGCTTGGTGGAATTGTTTCCATTGCACATAACTTAAAAGGACCAAATCTTTCTAGTGTTACAGCTTGTGCTGCTTCAACTCATGCAATATGCGAAGCGGTGAAAACTATAAAGGTAGGATGTGCTAAAAAAATGCTAGTTGTGGGGGCTGAGGCGGCAATTTGCGCAACAGGTGTTGGCGGATTTGCTGCTATGAAAGCATTATCAGATAGAAATGATGATCCAAAAACTGCATCAAGGCCTTTTGATAAAGGAAGAAATGGCTTTGTTATGGGTGAGGGTGCTGGTGCTTTGGTTTTAGAAGAGTATGAAGACGCAAAAGCAAGAGGGGCAAAAATTTACGGTGAGATTATTGGCTTTGGAGAGAGTGGAGATGCTTATCATATAACATCACCAACTTTAGATGGTCCACTAAGAGCTATGAAAAAAGCTCTTAAAATGGCTGGTAATCCTAAGATTGATTATGTAAATGCACACGGAACTTCAACTCCTGTTAACGATAGAAATGAAACTAATGCACTTAAAGAAATTTTTGGAAAAGATTCAGTTCCTATTGTTAGTTCTATAAAAGGACAAGTAGGACATTGTTTAGGTGCAGCAGGTGCTATAGAGGCAGTAACATGCTTAATGGCTATGCAAGAAGGAATTATTCCACCAACTATTAATCAGATAGAAAAAGATGAAGAATGTGATTTAGACTATGTAGCTAATGAAAAAAGAAAAGCTGACATACGAATAGTTATGAGCAATTCATTTGGTTTTGGTGGAACTAACGGTTCTATAATATTTAAAAAGTTGGATTAA
- the accA gene encoding acetyl-CoA carboxylase carboxyl transferase subunit alpha, translating to MASYLDFEKGIKQIDEEISSAKIKGDDDAVEILEKNLKKEISKTYKNLSEYQRLQLARHPDRPYALDYIRLLVQDGYEIHGDRAFRDDPAIVCYIGYIGNKKAVIIGEQKGRGTKHKLKRNFGMPNPEGYRKALRVAKLAEKFSLPILFLVDTPGAYPGIGAEERGQSEAIARNLCELSALKTPIVSIVIGEGGSGGALAIGVADKLAMMQNSVFSVISPEGCAAILWNDPSKSELATKAMKITASELMEHKLIDDVIQEPEMGAHRDKDGAIKALGEYFLKELEELEKLSIDELLEKRMDKILSIGAFKER from the coding sequence ATGGCTAGTTATTTGGATTTTGAAAAAGGTATAAAGCAGATTGATGAAGAAATTTCAAGTGCAAAAATCAAAGGCGATGATGATGCAGTTGAAATTTTAGAAAAAAATTTAAAAAAAGAAATTTCAAAAACTTATAAGAATCTTTCAGAATACCAAAGACTGCAATTAGCAAGACATCCTGATAGACCTTACGCACTTGATTATATACGACTTCTAGTTCAAGATGGATATGAAATTCATGGCGATAGAGCTTTTAGGGATGACCCAGCAATTGTTTGTTATATAGGCTATATTGGTAACAAAAAAGCAGTTATTATCGGAGAGCAAAAAGGACGAGGAACCAAGCATAAGTTAAAAAGAAATTTTGGTATGCCAAATCCTGAAGGATATAGAAAAGCTTTAAGAGTTGCAAAATTAGCCGAGAAATTTTCTTTACCTATTTTATTTTTGGTTGATACTCCAGGAGCTTATCCAGGAATTGGTGCAGAAGAAAGAGGTCAAAGCGAAGCTATAGCTAGAAATTTATGCGAGTTAAGTGCTTTAAAAACTCCTATTGTATCCATAGTTATTGGAGAAGGTGGAAGTGGCGGAGCATTAGCAATTGGGGTTGCTGATAAGCTTGCTATGATGCAAAACTCAGTCTTTTCTGTAATTTCACCTGAAGGATGTGCTGCAATTTTATGGAATGATCCTAGCAAAAGTGAATTAGCTACTAAAGCTATGAAGATTACAGCTAGTGAACTTATGGAACATAAACTAATTGATGATGTTATACAAGAGCCAGAAATGGGAGCTCATAGAGATAAAGATGGTGCCATAAAAGCACTAGGAGAATACTTTTTAAAAGAACTTGAGGAGCTTGAAAAATTAAGCATAGATGAACTTTTAGAAAAAAGAATGGATAAAATTTTAAGCATAGGTGCTTTTAAAGAGAGATAA
- a CDS encoding c-type cytochrome, whose translation MKKFLIVSVLAGLACSSVVAADGATLYKKCVACHGAKAEKKYLGKIPALNTIEVDKMVEDMMAYKAGSKNDFKMGAVMKGQMASMSEEDMKAVAEHIQTLK comes from the coding sequence ATGAAAAAATTTTTAATCGTATCAGTGTTAGCAGGTCTGGCATGTAGTAGCGTTGTAGCTGCAGATGGAGCTACTTTATATAAAAAATGTGTTGCATGTCATGGTGCAAAAGCAGAAAAAAAATATCTTGGTAAAATTCCAGCTTTAAACACTATAGAAGTTGATAAAATGGTAGAAGACATGATGGCTTATAAAGCAGGCAGTAAAAATGATTTTAAAATGGGTGCTGTTATGAAAGGTCAAATGGCTTCAATGAGCGAAGAAGATATGAAAGCAGTGGCTGAACACATTCAGACCCTAAAATAA
- a CDS encoding class I SAM-dependent methyltransferase has translation MKDIVSKTLLIPLYCRALEAKSKKPILNDEFAIKILENFNEDELKYLNYSYFTRGGVIARAYFFDKLARDFIEKNDSPVIVNMAAGLDSRSLRIWSKKAKFFDIDLPEVIEIRKKYIEDKSTLIATDIFDFNYIEQLRKFKNHQFCFIFEGFLMYFDKERLQMLFKTINENFSGTIMGDFVFGDYWAKNQNKHDAMKNNKAKFALGYNSLEEFLQFNSSFKIKYKKYYHSKEFLKFMGYRGLLMKFMPKKIRNSFMLLAFDF, from the coding sequence ATGAAAGATATAGTCTCTAAAACACTTTTAATACCATTATATTGTAGAGCCTTAGAGGCAAAAAGTAAAAAACCTATTTTAAATGATGAATTTGCTATAAAAATTCTAGAAAATTTCAATGAAGATGAGTTGAAATATCTTAACTACTCATATTTCACAAGAGGTGGCGTTATAGCAAGAGCCTATTTTTTTGATAAGTTAGCAAGAGATTTTATTGAAAAAAATGATTCTCCTGTTATAGTAAATATGGCAGCTGGACTTGATAGTAGAAGTCTTAGAATTTGGAGTAAAAAGGCTAAATTTTTTGATATTGATTTGCCTGAAGTTATTGAGATTAGGAAAAAATACATTGAAGATAAAAGCACATTAATAGCTACAGATATTTTTGATTTTAACTATATTGAACAACTAAGGAAGTTTAAAAATCATCAATTTTGTTTTATATTTGAAGGATTTTTAATGTATTTTGATAAAGAAAGACTTCAAATGCTTTTTAAAACTATAAATGAAAATTTTTCAGGAACTATAATGGGAGATTTTGTTTTTGGAGATTACTGGGCTAAAAATCAAAACAAACATGACGCAATGAAAAACAATAAGGCAAAATTTGCTTTAGGATATAATAGCCTAGAAGAGTTTTTGCAATTTAATTCAAGCTTTAAAATTAAATATAAAAAATATTATCACAGTAAAGAATTTTTAAAGTTTATGGGATATAGAGGGCTTTTGATGAAATTTATGCCTAAAAAAATAAGGAATTCTTTTATGCTTCTAGCTTTTGATTTTTAA